A genome region from Glycine max cultivar Williams 82 chromosome 5, Glycine_max_v4.0, whole genome shotgun sequence includes the following:
- the LOC100804548 gene encoding calmodulin-binding protein 60 A isoform X3, with protein MSLKRPPDDGKTPDDKRRKPPPFSSVVRDVMKLQALGHLLEPILEPLVRKVVKEEVEAALKRHLTSMKQTCGKEFHTTELRNLQLQFENSICLPVFTGARIEGEDGSNLRISLVDALTGKVVSTGPESSAKVEIVVLEGDFEEESETWMPEEFKSNIVREREGKKPLLTGDVILYLKDGIGMVGEISYTDNSSWTRSRRFRLGARVVDNFDGVGIREAKTESFIVRDHRGELYKKHHPPSLSDEVWRLEKIGKDGAFHKRLSREKILTVREFLTLLNLDPAKLRSILGTGMSAKMWEVTVEHARTCVLDTTRHVYFPSNSQEPGVVFNAVGQVTGLLSECELMLKTQLLLH; from the exons ATGTCGCTCAAGCGCCCCCCCGATGATGGGAAAACTCCAGACGACAAGCGTAGAAAGCCTCCTCCTTTCTCCAG TGTGGTGCGTGACGTGATGAAGTTACAAGCACTCGGGCATTTGCTGGAGCCAATTCTAGAGCCCTTGGTTCGTAAAGTG GTTAAGGAAGAAGTTGAAGCCGCCCTAAAGAGGCATTTAACCAGCATGAAACA GACCTGTGGAAAGGAGTTTCATACTACTGAATTAAGAAATTTGCAGCTGCAGTTTGAAAACAGCATTTGTCTTCCTGTCTTTACAGGAGCTCGAATTGAAGGAGAGGATGGCTCCAACTTAAGAATAAGTTTAGTTGATGCCCTAACAGGGAAGGTTGTTAGTACAGGACCTGAATCGTCAGCTAAGGTGGAAATTGTAGTCCTTGAGGGTGATTTTGAAGAGGAAAGTGAAACTTGGATGCCTGAAGAGTTCAAGAGCAATATTGTGAGAGAGAGGGAAGGAAAAAAGCCTCTTCTTACAGGAGATGTAATTTTATATCTTAAAGATGGGATTGGTATGGTGGGTGAAATTTCATATACAGATAATTCAAGCTGGACAAGGAGCCGTAGGTTCAGACTTGGAGCAAGAGTTGTGGACAACTTTGATGGTGTTGGAATAAGAGAAGCAAAGACAGAATCATTCATTGTCAGGGATCACAGAGGAGAAT TGTACAAGAAGCACCATCCTCCTAGTCTGTCTGATGAAGTTTGGAGATTGGAAAAAATAGGCAAGGATGGAGCTTTCCACAAGCGCTTGAGTCGGGAAAAGATCCTTACTGTTAGAGAGTTTCTCACACTTCTCAATCTGGATCCAGCAAAGCTGCGCAGT ATACTGGGCACTGGTATGTCTGCAAAGATGTGGGAAGTAACTGTGGAGCATGCTCGAACTTGTGTACTTGATACAACGAGGCACGTGTACTTCCCTTCTAATTCTCAAGAACCTGGTGTGGTCTTCAATGCTGTGGGACAAGTGACAGGACTGCTTTCTGAATGCGA GCTGATGCTCAAAACTCAGTTACTGCTGCATTAA
- the LOC100804548 gene encoding calmodulin-binding protein 60 A isoform X1 has translation MSLKRPPDDGKTPDDKRRKPPPFSSVVRDVMKLQALGHLLEPILEPLVRKVVKEEVEAALKRHLTSMKQTCGKEFHTTELRNLQLQFENSICLPVFTGARIEGEDGSNLRISLVDALTGKVVSTGPESSAKVEIVVLEGDFEEESETWMPEEFKSNIVREREGKKPLLTGDVILYLKDGIGMVGEISYTDNSSWTRSRRFRLGARVVDNFDGVGIREAKTESFIVRDHRGELYKKHHPPSLSDEVWRLEKIGKDGAFHKRLSREKILTVREFLTLLNLDPAKLRSILGTGMSAKMWEVTVEHARTCVLDTTRHVYFPSNSQEPGVVFNAVGQVTGLLSECEYVTVEKLTETEKADAQNSVTAALRQGEKYTTFEDEDSLMDGSSHLTNVLYSPSSPKTEGSSAILAPQKTGGFNYPPASASSPDIMSSIYSVGGTSSLDDYCLPNFDSMGFRYDQTLSFPVQVSNSLICDTDSMAHAFSDEDHLQFFDTDLQSHVQADLQGAIDSFRLARPTANGGAQRRWRKVCNVLKWFMVRKRGNQIQVRL, from the exons ATGTCGCTCAAGCGCCCCCCCGATGATGGGAAAACTCCAGACGACAAGCGTAGAAAGCCTCCTCCTTTCTCCAG TGTGGTGCGTGACGTGATGAAGTTACAAGCACTCGGGCATTTGCTGGAGCCAATTCTAGAGCCCTTGGTTCGTAAAGTG GTTAAGGAAGAAGTTGAAGCCGCCCTAAAGAGGCATTTAACCAGCATGAAACA GACCTGTGGAAAGGAGTTTCATACTACTGAATTAAGAAATTTGCAGCTGCAGTTTGAAAACAGCATTTGTCTTCCTGTCTTTACAGGAGCTCGAATTGAAGGAGAGGATGGCTCCAACTTAAGAATAAGTTTAGTTGATGCCCTAACAGGGAAGGTTGTTAGTACAGGACCTGAATCGTCAGCTAAGGTGGAAATTGTAGTCCTTGAGGGTGATTTTGAAGAGGAAAGTGAAACTTGGATGCCTGAAGAGTTCAAGAGCAATATTGTGAGAGAGAGGGAAGGAAAAAAGCCTCTTCTTACAGGAGATGTAATTTTATATCTTAAAGATGGGATTGGTATGGTGGGTGAAATTTCATATACAGATAATTCAAGCTGGACAAGGAGCCGTAGGTTCAGACTTGGAGCAAGAGTTGTGGACAACTTTGATGGTGTTGGAATAAGAGAAGCAAAGACAGAATCATTCATTGTCAGGGATCACAGAGGAGAAT TGTACAAGAAGCACCATCCTCCTAGTCTGTCTGATGAAGTTTGGAGATTGGAAAAAATAGGCAAGGATGGAGCTTTCCACAAGCGCTTGAGTCGGGAAAAGATCCTTACTGTTAGAGAGTTTCTCACACTTCTCAATCTGGATCCAGCAAAGCTGCGCAGT ATACTGGGCACTGGTATGTCTGCAAAGATGTGGGAAGTAACTGTGGAGCATGCTCGAACTTGTGTACTTGATACAACGAGGCACGTGTACTTCCCTTCTAATTCTCAAGAACCTGGTGTGGTCTTCAATGCTGTGGGACAAGTGACAGGACTGCTTTCTGAATGCGAGTATGTCACAGTAGAAAAGCTGACTGAAACTGAAAAG GCTGATGCTCAAAACTCAGTTACTGCTGCATTAAGACAAGGGGAGAAATACACAACTTTTGAAGATGAAGACTCTCTCATGGATGGGTCTTCACACTTAACTAATGTACTCTACTCCCCAAGCTCTCCCAAGACTGAGGGATCAAGTGCCATTTTGGCTCCCCAAAAGACTGGAGGATTCAATTATCCGCCTGCAAGTGCCTCTTCCCCAGATATCATGTCATCCATTTATTCTGTTGGTGGAACTAGTAGCTTGGATGACTATTGCTTGCCTAATTTTGACAGCATGGGCTTTAGATATGATCAGACCCTCAGCTTTCCAGTCCAAGTTTCCAACTCTTTGATCTGTGACACTGATTCAATGGCTCATGCTTTTAGTGATGAAGATCATCTGCAATTTTTTGACACTGATCTTCAATCTCACGTTCAAGCAGATTTACAGGGTGCTATTGATAGCTTCAGGCTGGCACGTCCTACGGCCAATGGTGGTGCACAGAGGAGATGGAGAAAGGTATGCAATGTCCTAAAATGGTTCATGGTTAGGAAACGAGGAAATCAAATACAGGTAAGGTTGTGA
- the LOC100804548 gene encoding calmodulin-binding protein 60 A isoform X2, which translates to MKQTCGKEFHTTELRNLQLQFENSICLPVFTGARIEGEDGSNLRISLVDALTGKVVSTGPESSAKVEIVVLEGDFEEESETWMPEEFKSNIVREREGKKPLLTGDVILYLKDGIGMVGEISYTDNSSWTRSRRFRLGARVVDNFDGVGIREAKTESFIVRDHRGELYKKHHPPSLSDEVWRLEKIGKDGAFHKRLSREKILTVREFLTLLNLDPAKLRSILGTGMSAKMWEVTVEHARTCVLDTTRHVYFPSNSQEPGVVFNAVGQVTGLLSECEYVTVEKLTETEKADAQNSVTAALRQGEKYTTFEDEDSLMDGSSHLTNVLYSPSSPKTEGSSAILAPQKTGGFNYPPASASSPDIMSSIYSVGGTSSLDDYCLPNFDSMGFRYDQTLSFPVQVSNSLICDTDSMAHAFSDEDHLQFFDTDLQSHVQADLQGAIDSFRLARPTANGGAQRRWRKVCNVLKWFMVRKRGNQIQVRL; encoded by the exons ATGAAACA GACCTGTGGAAAGGAGTTTCATACTACTGAATTAAGAAATTTGCAGCTGCAGTTTGAAAACAGCATTTGTCTTCCTGTCTTTACAGGAGCTCGAATTGAAGGAGAGGATGGCTCCAACTTAAGAATAAGTTTAGTTGATGCCCTAACAGGGAAGGTTGTTAGTACAGGACCTGAATCGTCAGCTAAGGTGGAAATTGTAGTCCTTGAGGGTGATTTTGAAGAGGAAAGTGAAACTTGGATGCCTGAAGAGTTCAAGAGCAATATTGTGAGAGAGAGGGAAGGAAAAAAGCCTCTTCTTACAGGAGATGTAATTTTATATCTTAAAGATGGGATTGGTATGGTGGGTGAAATTTCATATACAGATAATTCAAGCTGGACAAGGAGCCGTAGGTTCAGACTTGGAGCAAGAGTTGTGGACAACTTTGATGGTGTTGGAATAAGAGAAGCAAAGACAGAATCATTCATTGTCAGGGATCACAGAGGAGAAT TGTACAAGAAGCACCATCCTCCTAGTCTGTCTGATGAAGTTTGGAGATTGGAAAAAATAGGCAAGGATGGAGCTTTCCACAAGCGCTTGAGTCGGGAAAAGATCCTTACTGTTAGAGAGTTTCTCACACTTCTCAATCTGGATCCAGCAAAGCTGCGCAGT ATACTGGGCACTGGTATGTCTGCAAAGATGTGGGAAGTAACTGTGGAGCATGCTCGAACTTGTGTACTTGATACAACGAGGCACGTGTACTTCCCTTCTAATTCTCAAGAACCTGGTGTGGTCTTCAATGCTGTGGGACAAGTGACAGGACTGCTTTCTGAATGCGAGTATGTCACAGTAGAAAAGCTGACTGAAACTGAAAAG GCTGATGCTCAAAACTCAGTTACTGCTGCATTAAGACAAGGGGAGAAATACACAACTTTTGAAGATGAAGACTCTCTCATGGATGGGTCTTCACACTTAACTAATGTACTCTACTCCCCAAGCTCTCCCAAGACTGAGGGATCAAGTGCCATTTTGGCTCCCCAAAAGACTGGAGGATTCAATTATCCGCCTGCAAGTGCCTCTTCCCCAGATATCATGTCATCCATTTATTCTGTTGGTGGAACTAGTAGCTTGGATGACTATTGCTTGCCTAATTTTGACAGCATGGGCTTTAGATATGATCAGACCCTCAGCTTTCCAGTCCAAGTTTCCAACTCTTTGATCTGTGACACTGATTCAATGGCTCATGCTTTTAGTGATGAAGATCATCTGCAATTTTTTGACACTGATCTTCAATCTCACGTTCAAGCAGATTTACAGGGTGCTATTGATAGCTTCAGGCTGGCACGTCCTACGGCCAATGGTGGTGCACAGAGGAGATGGAGAAAGGTATGCAATGTCCTAAAATGGTTCATGGTTAGGAAACGAGGAAATCAAATACAGGTAAGGTTGTGA
- the LOC100805084 gene encoding LIM domain-containing protein WLIM1 — protein sequence MASFAGTTQKCTACEKKVYWVEQLTADNKVYHKSCFRCHHCKGTLKLSNYCSFEGVLYCKPHFHQLFKMTGSLDKSFEGVPRSVRVERSADQVQTNKVSRLFSGTQEKCVGCKKTVYPIEKVAVDGKSYHKSCFRCTHGGCVISPSNYIAHEHRLYCRHHHTQLFKQKGNFSQLDKHENVQVITEITITQHTENTTQHPDPSNGNTDTTPAEESS from the exons ATGGCATCATTTGCAGGCACTACCCAGAAGTGCACAGCATGTGAAAAGAAAGTGTATTGGGTGGAACAGCTCACTGCTGACAACAAGGTGTACCACAAATCTTGCTTCAGATGTCACCACTGCAAGGGCACCCTCAAG CTGAGTAATTATTGTTCCTTTGAGGGTGTCCTATACTGTAAGCCTCATTTCCATCAACTGTTTAAGATGACTGGCAGCTTGGACAAAAGTTTTGAAG GTGTTCCAAGAAGTGTTAGAGTGGAAAGATCTGCTGATCAG GTCCAAACCAACAAGGTTTCAAGATTATTCTCTGGAACACAAGAAAAGTGTGTTGGTTGCAAGAAAACAGTGTACCCAATTGAAAAG GTGGCTGTTGATGGTAAATCTTACCACAAGTCTTGTTTTAGGTGCACCCATGGAGGTTGTGTAATAAGCCCATCAAATTATATTGCCCATGAACATCGTCTTTATTGTAGACACCACCATACTCAGCTCTTCAAGCAGAAGGGCAACTTCAGTCAATTAGACAAGCATGAAAATGTCCAAGTCATCACTGAGATCACAATAACACAACACACTGAGAACACAACACAACATCCGGATCCGAGTAATGGCAATACTGATACAACTCCAGCTGAGGAATCTAGTTAG